One genomic window of Paraburkholderia sp. BL23I1N1 includes the following:
- a CDS encoding high-potential iron-sulfur protein yields METPRRTFLIGTIGFASGLAMSRFAFADAASVSEADPMAGALGYKTNAAKVDKTKYSRYAVGQACGNCGLFQGTPNSTSAPCSVFTGKQVAAKGWCSAYSKRA; encoded by the coding sequence GTGGAAACACCTCGTCGTACCTTTTTGATCGGGACCATTGGCTTCGCTTCGGGCCTTGCAATGTCGCGGTTCGCTTTTGCTGACGCAGCCTCAGTGTCGGAAGCCGACCCCATGGCAGGAGCGCTTGGCTATAAGACCAACGCGGCCAAGGTTGATAAAACAAAATACTCGAGGTATGCCGTCGGTCAAGCTTGTGGCAATTGCGGCTTATTTCAGGGCACACCGAATAGTACATCCGCACCATGCTCTGTATTTACCGGCAAGCAGGTTGCCGCCAAGGGATGGTGCAGCGCCTATAGCAAAAGGGCGTGA
- a CDS encoding aspartate aminotransferase family protein: MNYAQDLLATDHRHLIHPFLPKDKLERTIFTRGKGCKLWDVQGREYLDGTGGLWLAQIGHGREEIAEAAARQIKQLEYFTCFWDYSHERAIELAEVLAVLAPDELQMSFFTSGGSEGDDAAIKTARFYHAQKGQPSRTWILSRNSAYHGAAYGGGTATGFEAMREGTGPGLPHVAYLTAPNAYRNYYFDGQDPTDFCVAELEKTIASIGAENIAAMIAEPIMGVGGMVIPPANYWTRMSAVLKKHGILLIFDEVVTAFGRTGTWFASERFGVTPDIVVTAKGISSGYIPLGAVLMTREVADIVREGYGIPFGYTYSGHPVACAVALENLRIIKDEDLIARSNEMGAYFAEQFTALRDNPCVGEVRQIGMAIGIELVTDKKSRQPIPEAALTIPDVIREETGVIVRISNYNNICMSPPLTITREEADRAVEAVCGVLKRLKPDGTV; the protein is encoded by the coding sequence ATGAACTACGCGCAAGATTTGCTCGCAACAGATCATCGTCACCTGATTCATCCATTTTTGCCTAAAGACAAGCTTGAACGTACGATTTTTACGCGCGGCAAGGGTTGCAAACTCTGGGATGTGCAGGGGCGGGAATATCTGGATGGAACGGGTGGGCTATGGCTGGCTCAAATCGGTCACGGACGTGAAGAAATCGCCGAAGCAGCTGCGCGTCAGATCAAGCAGCTTGAGTACTTTACTTGCTTCTGGGATTATTCCCACGAACGTGCAATTGAGCTTGCCGAAGTGCTTGCAGTGCTTGCACCTGACGAGCTACAGATGAGCTTTTTTACTAGCGGTGGATCCGAAGGCGACGATGCCGCCATCAAAACCGCTCGCTTTTATCATGCTCAAAAGGGCCAGCCCAGCCGTACCTGGATTCTTTCACGGAACTCCGCCTATCATGGTGCCGCTTACGGTGGAGGAACAGCTACCGGCTTCGAAGCAATGCGCGAAGGCACCGGACCCGGGTTGCCGCACGTAGCCTACCTGACAGCGCCGAATGCATATCGCAATTACTACTTCGATGGTCAGGACCCTACTGATTTCTGCGTCGCGGAACTTGAGAAGACTATCGCGTCTATCGGGGCTGAAAACATTGCGGCAATGATCGCCGAGCCAATCATGGGTGTCGGTGGCATGGTCATTCCCCCGGCCAATTACTGGACCCGAATGTCTGCTGTGCTGAAAAAACACGGAATCCTTCTGATTTTTGATGAAGTGGTCACCGCTTTCGGACGCACCGGCACCTGGTTTGCGTCCGAAAGGTTTGGCGTTACACCGGATATTGTGGTCACTGCTAAAGGGATCTCGAGCGGTTATATCCCTTTGGGTGCGGTATTGATGACCCGTGAGGTGGCCGATATTGTTCGAGAAGGGTATGGAATCCCTTTCGGCTATACCTATTCGGGACATCCCGTTGCGTGCGCGGTGGCCTTGGAAAATCTTCGGATTATTAAGGATGAAGACCTGATTGCTCGTTCTAACGAGATGGGGGCATATTTCGCAGAGCAGTTCACCGCGCTGCGTGACAATCCTTGTGTCGGTGAAGTGCGGCAAATAGGCATGGCTATCGGGATCGAATTGGTCACGGACAAGAAATCACGTCAACCCATCCCCGAGGCCGCATTAACTATTCCGGACGTTATCCGAGAGGAAACGGGCGTGATTGTCCGAATCAGCAATTATAACAATATCTGCATGTCACCGCCGTTGACGATAACCAGAGAAGAAGCGGATAGAGCGGTCGAAGCGGTGTGCGGTGTTTTAAAACGACTGAAGCCGGACGGTACTGTTTGA